Genomic segment of Corvus moneduloides isolate bCorMon1 chromosome 14, bCorMon1.pri, whole genome shotgun sequence:
CAGTGTCACCAACACTGAGAATTCCACTGGGACATCCAGAGAGGCTCCTGGCTGTACTTTAACAAACAGCCCCATGTTCAAACTGAGCTCTGTCTGGGGCTCTTTGCTCTCTCTGCCCCCTGCTCCGTGTTTCCTAACACCCAAATCCTGTTGTTTTGCAGGACGACACGGACACCatctgctgccaggagcagatAAACCGCTCCATCTACTGGGCCGACGGCTTCGTGTTCGTTTATTCCATCACGGACTACGAGAGCTTCCGTGTGCTGCGGCCCCTGCACCAGCACATCCGCAGGATCCACCCCAACGCCAACATCCCCCTGCTGCTCATGGCCAACAAGGGCGACCTGCTGCGGGCCAGGCAGGTGTCCtccaaggaagggctgcagctggcCAGCGAGCTGGGCGGGACCTACTGCGAGGTGTCGGCGCGGGAGAACTGCGAGGGCGTGCACGAGGCcttccagcagctgtgccaggagctcagcaggagcagtggcagctgcaaTGGTGAGAAGAGGAGAGGCCTCCACCTCGTCCGGCCCAAGTCACCCAACATGCAGGACTTGAAGAGGCGTTTGAAGCAGGCTCTGACTTCCAAAGGCAAATCGGGCACCACGCTTTGACGCAGCCGGCGGGAATTGTGTTCCAGAGCCCTGGATAAAAAGGGCAACAAGCTGGGAAGAAGGGGCATCAATTCAGCTGTCAGGCTGTGTGAGAGACTCTCCCATTTTGTCTTCACGTCTTCCTCAAAAAGCCCCTGCTCATTCAGCAAAGGAACTCGCAGGGTTTGCTCTCTGGGGCAGGAATTTTGAAACTGTGGTTTAAAAAAGAGGTTGtcccaaattatttctttttttttgtttgaaagggGTGCGGTCAAATATCTTGGTGTTAAGAAGTGGGGTTTGTTAATGAGAACAATGAAATCCTGCTTTTAAGAGATGTGACTCCCCTTGGGAATGGTTGTATTCCCAAACACAGGCAGTGAACTACAGCAGGACATGAAGAGAGTGATGGGAGCTGTCCTGAGCGAGCAAAATGTACCAGATTTGCTTCATTGCAAGActggaaaataaaggcaaattaaatgaattaattcatttaaatgaagaGCATAAATAGTGAAAAGTATTAATTGAAAGAAAGAGTTCTTAGCAATGGGGAGAGATTTGCTCATGTGCAAGCTTTAGCCTTACAGCGTCTCTTTGAAAggagatgtttttaaaatcgatactttttcagattatttttgtttaaaagcacattgatttcttctgaaaatgatGATATGGGCAAAATACAAACTTGTGGCAGCATTTTGTAGTGAGTTTCTCCatggcatttttcatttttctgaaggtTTCTTACAcggcaaaagggaaaaatagatCAGAGTGGTttaaaacccaccaaaaaatgGACTGCACTGATCAAGAGCAAGGAGGTCActtaaaattcttaattttgttCTCCTAAACTAGTCAGACTTCAAgttcaaaatgcttttaaagaaacaaggCCTTCACATGAAGTATATTTACATCATTaggttgtttggggttttttttaagaagaaaaggttttatGATGCCTGAAATTTTTGCCTTGGCGAATTCATTATTTTGGCTTGGGGAATTcattattttgctgtttcagttAAAGCCAGGCTTCCCTGAACAgctcccagagcatcccagccTGTCAGGACATATCCCAGTGGCAGCGTCTGGTTGTGCCTCAGCACGTCCGAGGATTTGAGGCTGTATCCCGTGAGCTGATTTGTGGAACCAAcaaccacagcacagagcacccAGCACTCTGCTCTCAGTGAGAGTGGGGAGGAACGGGCTCGGACCATGGCAAATTCATGATGCACCAAGCTTTTCTTCAAACAGACCAGATGAGCAATTCAAGGACCATGAAATGAAGTCAAGCTCAGTGATTTATACTCAGGAACACAGGAGGGAAACCCGAGTTTGATGGATATGGAAgaacattcccagctgcagTTTCATCTGGCAAGACTGAGCTAAATCAACCTTTTCCTCATTAGGAGCAGCAAAAATGGAAGTTGAGTCTGATGAGTACTTGTATAGCTCAGGGctttaaaatgtactttgtattttctgtgtccCTATATTAGACAGCTCTAGCCATGATTTTCCTTATCACCTGGATTTGCCTTATCTCCAGCTcactttctgttttatttattgttttccaCAGCTGCTCATCTGAGAATGTCTTGTGTTCTGATTCATTTAAGAGTCTTTTATTCCCACAAAAGACCTGCACctgtttttaaattcagtttcaaGTGGTAGTAGGAGGGGAAAAGTTGGATCATCCAAACAGGGACTCAAAGGATATCAGGGAATTTCTACTTTTGATTAGGGTTGATTAGCAATTTGGTGTTTGAGCAGTGTCGTTAATCATCCCAGGCACTTTGGTTTTTATGGCAtggaatttcagtgttttcaattaGTAACAGCACAGCTCAAATATTGAATGTAAAGATTCAATAGCTCAAATATCGAATCTAGAGCTTCAGTGGCTCAAACATTGAGTCTAAAGATTCAATAACATGAAATGGAGCAGTTTGCAAGACCCACagaaactgaagtatttttctgttggGAAAATGATCCCCAATTTTGAATAGCAATTAGCAATTTTACCACTCCAGTACTGCATAACAAGGGCTGAATTTGCTGAAGACAATTTGCTGACATCGGTTTCCATGAAAGACTAAGAGTATTTGTGCTCCAGCTTGTCTGATTCGTTTGTAACTCCCTCCTTCAGCTGGAATCCTTTCTGATTTGGGAAGAAATCTCACCAAAATTCAAACCtgtcagtgttttattttcattagtgAGTAATAAAAACATGCAAGGTCTTCCCTGAGTAGTGAATAAAATGGCTCCTGTATATGtcacatatttaaatattccttGTTCACACTAAAGTatattcttttcccttcttacAACCTAGGACACCCTGCTTTGTGTGTTCCTTATGtaagaaaatattccttatGCAAATAAGTATTCCCACATTcctgtggggggaaaaaaaaatctacattttgAGTAAAGCCAAAAAATATTGAAACATTCAAGTCTTCTCTTGGGTACTAACATGTGGCAAACATTTATTCTGCTACAGTAACTTTAGCGTTTCCTTTGTTCATTGACCAGGAGTACAAATACTGGTTTTAAGCCAGGACTAACCATCTACAGAAGGCAATAAAgctcagtatttttatttgggGCGCAGTAGTTGAGCCCCAGGACACCTCACTGTGCCCCAGAGGCAAGGCTGAAtggcagcacaaaaagcagggagaaaggaaTGCTATAGAATTAAGTGCCTAAAAATAATCCTGTACAGGATCAAAGTTTAGTCATGTAGAACCTGATCCTGAATTAGAAACTTCAGGCtgccaggggaaaaaacacGTCTTCTACTGAAGGTTTAAAATTAACCCTCTAGAGAGAAAGTACTGCCATAAAGTcaagaggagagaggaaaaacaaagatttGAGAGTGTGGGGTGATTTTTGGATATCAAAGAAAATTCTCCTCTCAGTTCTATTGATTTAGTCCAGATTAACTCCACTGGAATCAATACCAACAGCAGCGAGCTGTAGAATTCCttcttctgaaattctttttctcatCACTCATCATTCTCCTGAGCATTTTAAATCTTTGTGCACCATCTGGTTTTCAAGATGGCTTTGCAGCTGGGTTTACTTGGGCACACAGCAGTTGAGTGATTTGCCCCAAGGTTATACAGCTGAGCAAGTACTCGAGAGGAACTCCAGCCCTGCGTCCTTTGTAATTAATTCCCGACTCTTTACAACAACTCCCAGACCATACACCTCCCTCAAGGTATGCACAAAGCACAGTGAGCTGTACTGCACAGGAATGTAATTAAAAGTTGGAGAAAGTTACTTAAATTCCATCTGTGTTAGGGACTGAGCAGAGCCTCAGTGACAGGCTGGCACCTCACAATGGCAGCAACACCAAGACAGGCTTGGGAGTCACTGAAGATGTTTGTTAATGGTTATTTctgtgctcctgccagctgcatTTCTCACCCATTTCCAGTGGTTCCCCATGGAAATGTGGTGTgacctgggagaagggagaaccaggttttatttttaacttttcctgcGACTTGCTTGATGAATTTGGCCAGATCTCTTTCTTAATCTGAATTGCTCTGCCCGTAGGTCATAGATATCTGTCACATACTTCAGCATCCACGGGAGAGGATCACCAAGGAGGAATAAAGGAATTGCCCCCATTTGCATAGGGATGGCTGAAATACTTACATCTGAGCTCACATCTTGCTTCTGCATTCCTTTAAAACTCAATTGTGTGGATCCCACATTTACACCTGGAGCAGAGGATAAACACAGAAACTTCAGGTCCTGATTTCAGGGAACAGCtcagacagaaatatttgtatc
This window contains:
- the LOC116451065 gene encoding ras-like protein family member 11A-like, whose amino-acid sequence is MRLVPEDTMSQYSTNFLLLPIPEYPVLDCAPNKIIKLVVLGGSSVGKTALVVRFLTKRFIGDYEANTGALYSRKFTIDGEQISLQVQDTPFVSLEDDTDTICCQEQINRSIYWADGFVFVYSITDYESFRVLRPLHQHIRRIHPNANIPLLLMANKGDLLRARQVSSKEGLQLASELGGTYCEVSARENCEGVHEAFQQLCQELSRSSGSCNGEKRRGLHLVRPKSPNMQDLKRRLKQALTSKGKSGTTL